A region of the Massilia sp. erpn genome:
TGGTTACGGCCCATTTCCTCGGCACGCTTGACGCCCAAGCTGAGCGTCACATCCGGCGCGCGGTTGGCCAGGGCCAGCTGCGATTCGGCCTTGCGCTGCTCCAGCGCGCGGCGCGCCACCTGCACATTGGGCGCACCGCTGCGGCGCGCGGCCAGCATGGCGGCATCCGGAATCTCGGGCAGGGGATCGAGGCGCCCCTCGGCTTGCTCAAAGTCCGGCGCCGGTGCGGCCCATATGGCGGCCAGGCGCTGGCGTGCCGTCGCCAGCGCGGCGGCGGCCTGTGACTGCTCCAGGCGCACGCCGGATTCGGCGACGCGGGCGCGCGTCTCTTCCACCGGCGAGACCTTGCCGGCCGCCACGCGGCGCGCCGTGGTGTCGCTGGCGCGCTTGGCCAGTTGCAGCGCATCCTGGGCCAGGCGCAGGCGCTCCTGGGTAATCAGCACGTCATAGAAGGCGCCGACCACCTGGGCATGCAGCTCGGTGCGCTGCGCATCGAAACCGGCGGCGGCGTACTCGCGGCCACGCTCGGCGGCCGCCACGCGGGCGGCGCGCTTGCCGCCCAGTTCCAGCGGCTGGCTAAGCTGCCAGGTGGTTTCGCGCGTCTCGCGGCGGCGGTCCTGCAGATCGAGCGATAAGGTGGGATTGGGGCGCGCGCCGGCCTGCAGCACGGCGCCGTCCTGGGCCAGCACTTCATGGCGGGCCGCGTTAAGGCCTGGATTGGCTTGCAGCGCGCGATTGAGCGCCGTCTGCAGCGTCAGCGCGGCAATGGCCGGCGCAGCAGGGACCACGGCCGAAACCGGGTCGGCCATGGCAGATGAAACGGGCAGGGCGAGCGCACCCAGAATGAGGGCGCGCCAGCCTGCGGATACAGCGTGGGAATACATCGAATTCTCCTGGAAAGGGATGAAATTCGACGAGACTGGTCTGTCTGGCTAAATTGTTGAAATGCTCAGGGAAGAGGCAAGTCTCGCCGCGTCAGGCGAGACGGCGCCAGTCGGGGCGTTTGGGCCCGTCGGCGATGAAGGAAGTGAAAGGTGGTGCCTCCTGCGGCGGCCAAGCCCCGCTGTCCGGCGACAGCACGGGCGTGGGAGCGGGCAGCAGCGACGCTTGCAGCGACAGATGACAGACGCCGCAATCGTCATGAATCTTGGTGGATTTTTTGATCTCGATCGGCTTTTCCGCGCCAGCCTTGTCTTTATGCTCATGCGCGTGATGGCCGAAGTGCTGGCTCTTGCCCGACTCGTGTCCGCAATAGGCGGCAGCCGCCGACCAGGCATACTGGAGCGGGAGGATGGCGAGCAGGAAAATGAGCACAAGTCGTTTCACGCCGGGGATTTTAGCATTATCTGCCGCCAAATACCCTTATCGGAAAACCGGATTTGCCGCCGCCCCGTTGCGCAAGGTACCATATCGCAAACGGCTTGCATTTTCGCAGTCAATCCCCAAGGCTTTTCATGACTCAGAACTTCCTCCAGACTTTTATCCTGTTGCTGCTGGTGACAGACCCCTTTGGCAACGTGCCTTTATTCGCCGCCGCCATGTCCTCGGTGCCGCCGGCACGCCGTCCGCGCGTCGTCATCCGCGAATGCCTGATTGCCAGCGCCGTGCTGCTGATCTTCATGTTTTTCGGCCGTCACTTCCTGAACGCGCTGTCGCTGTCCGAAGCCTCGCTGCGCATTGCCGGTAGCGTGATTCTGCTGCTGATCGCCATCCGCATGATCTTCCCGCATCCAGACGGTGTGCTGGGCCGCACCGAAGGCGGCGAACCCTTCATCGTGCCGCTGGCGATTCCCGCCCTGGCCGGCCCTTCGGCCCTGGCCACCGTGCTGCTGTTCTCGCGCGAGAGTACCCACGAAGTGCTGGTGCATGTGGCCGCGCTGGGCGCGCTGCTGGTGGTCTGGCTGGCCGTCTTCCTCGGCGCCGAGCGCCTGCAGAAAGTCCTCGGCCCGCAGGTGATGACGGCGTTCGAGCGTTTGATGGGCCTGATCCTGGCCGCCATGTCGATCGAGATGCTGATGGGCGGTATCCGCGAATTCGTCAAAACCCTGTAAGTCCGCACCTGAAATTGCCGCGCTTGACGCGGCAATTTTTTCATCCTATATTTCGATACGTATCTAATTAGATGAATTTCATAATTCGATGAACGCGACCAACGATACTTTCAAAGCCTTGGCCGATCCGGCGCGGCGCGAGATTTTGGGCCTGCTGCGCCAGGGCGAAATGACGGCCGGCGAGCTGGCCGCGCATTTCGATACCAGCCGCCCCACGATGTCGCACCATTTCGCGGTGCTGGCCGACGCCGACCTGATTTCGCGCCGGCGCGATGGTCAGACCATCTGGTACTCGCTGAACACCACGGTCCTGCAGGACATGCTGGCCTGGATGATGGAATTGACTGTGACCGAACCGAAAGGAAAGAAGGCATGAGCAAGCGCTATCTGGCAATCTGCTGTCTGTTGATCCTGGTATCTGCCGCCATTACGGCTTACTGCTACCCGCAACTGCCGGAGATCATTCCCAATCACTGGGGACCGGACGGCAAGGCCAATGGCTTCGGGCCGCGCTGGCAGGTATGGCTGCTGGGCCCAGGCTTGATGGTCTTGCTGCTGGCGCTGGGCCTGGCCTTGCCGCTCCTTTCGCCGCGCAAATACAAGATGACACCTTTCCAGGGTACGGCCGATTTCATTGTCACCGCCATCATCGGCGCGATGGGATATTTTCAGGCGGTGACGCTGCTGCAGGTGCGCGGCGTGGAGTTCGATATCAGGCGCGCCATCATGCCGGGCATGTTCCTGCTGCTGATCCTGATCGGCAACCCGCTGGGCAAGATCAAGCGCAATTTCTATCTGGGCATCCGCACGCCGTGGACCTTGGCC
Encoded here:
- a CDS encoding TolC family protein; its protein translation is MYSHAVSAGWRALILGALALPVSSAMADPVSAVVPAAPAIAALTLQTALNRALQANPGLNAARHEVLAQDGAVLQAGARPNPTLSLDLQDRRRETRETTWQLSQPLELGGKRAARVAAAERGREYAAAGFDAQRTELHAQVVGAFYDVLITQERLRLAQDALQLAKRASDTTARRVAAGKVSPVEETRARVAESGVRLEQSQAAAALATARQRLAAIWAAPAPDFEQAEGRLDPLPEIPDAAMLAARRSGAPNVQVARRALEQRKAESQLALANRAPDVTLSLGVKRAEEMGRNQALLGFSVPLPLFDRNRGNVLESAQRANKAEAELNAATLQLDSALAQAVADLSTARETVAALRNDILPGAISAYDAATKGFEYGKLGFIDVLDAQRTLLQVRAQHLNALADGHRAAAAIERLLGHASFGAEH
- a CDS encoding autorepressor SdpR family transcription factor, producing the protein MNATNDTFKALADPARREILGLLRQGEMTAGELAAHFDTSRPTMSHHFAVLADADLISRRRDGQTIWYSLNTTVLQDMLAWMMELTVTEPKGKKA
- a CDS encoding MarC family protein, with product MTQNFLQTFILLLLVTDPFGNVPLFAAAMSSVPPARRPRVVIRECLIASAVLLIFMFFGRHFLNALSLSEASLRIAGSVILLLIAIRMIFPHPDGVLGRTEGGEPFIVPLAIPALAGPSALATVLLFSRESTHEVLVHVAALGALLVVWLAVFLGAERLQKVLGPQVMTAFERLMGLILAAMSIEMLMGGIREFVKTL
- the czcI gene encoding cation efflux protein, CzcI family; translation: MAADNAKIPGVKRLVLIFLLAILPLQYAWSAAAAYCGHESGKSQHFGHHAHEHKDKAGAEKPIEIKKSTKIHDDCGVCHLSLQASLLPAPTPVLSPDSGAWPPQEAPPFTSFIADGPKRPDWRRLA
- a CDS encoding SdpI family protein: MSKRYLAICCLLILVSAAITAYCYPQLPEIIPNHWGPDGKANGFGPRWQVWLLGPGLMVLLLALGLALPLLSPRKYKMTPFQGTADFIVTAIIGAMGYFQAVTLLQVRGVEFDIRRAIMPGMFLLLILIGNPLGKIKRNFYLGIRTPWTLADERVWHATHRFSARFMVATGVLGLLAALLNAPLPLQVLLLGAWAVVPIAYSFIFYKRLEQAGGLK